One Jaculus jaculus isolate mJacJac1 chromosome 4, mJacJac1.mat.Y.cur, whole genome shotgun sequence genomic window, CATTGTAGCAGGTTTATTTTACTTGTTATACACAGACGATACAAacgagcaaaaagaaaagaaaaagaaaagaagaaaacgtTTCTCAATGGAGTGTGTACTTGTATAAATTATTCAATTCACAGACAAAacgaaacaaatataaaaatcacaACATTTGATTTACAGAAGAGCCAAAGTATACACACGTTTAGACCCTGAATTcctattgggaaaaaaaaaatcccccctaTGGACTGGAATCTAGGTTGAATATTGTGTATGATGCATATTTCAcattaaagtacaaaaaaaagtataagttTGCTACACAACATTAGAAATCCTACTAATCTATTTCCGGGGGGGATTAATGCTCCTTATCAAATATAACAAGACTTGGGTCCGGAAGAATCAGCCTTACTTGCAATAATGCTAGTGTCTTCCCAAGAAAGTCAAATTTCAGCTGTTTCTATGTAGTGGGGGAGATCATTGTCAAAACTAAAACGCAGTAAAATATACAACTCACACAATTCATCTTCACTAGACTACACTATAGTTACCAACAATTCAGTCATCTATATCATTAGTGGATATTCATTACAAAGATTTACAGCATATAAAGGTGGAGGGGCTGAAAAGATACTCAGAAACAGTTCGTCAGCATATTTGGCACCTGCACAGACCAGTAATGGATTTGGCACTTTGGGGAAAAACAAATAAGGCAAAATAATATTGCTGATGTCGAGCTATTCTATTTAGAAGTAAGGGAGGAAAACATACTCCAGTTATCTCTGCTTGGCAGGTATCATGCCACTTAATCGAGTTGCGTATGAACAGACACCTATCTTTTACAGGTGTTCCGGTGGATTCTCCTTAGCTATTTTGTGTGCACTAGGCACAATAGTAATTATATCATACACTGACTTGAGAAGTGAGAAAGCCATCACTGTGGAGTGTTTCAAGTTTCCAGAGCCTCCTAGAATATTTAATAtctcacaagaaaataaaaagaagagagaaagaatgagaggagataaagaaaagcaaaggaaggaaaagaaagtaataaaaaggTTAAGCATGAACTGGTTTTGTGCCTTGACAATGAGAATAAAAACTAGCCATTCGTTACAATGAATTAACACTATATACAATCATTTCACAGGCTTTGTTCCACTAAAATTATTAACATCcctaccatccatccatccatccactcggGGATAAGAAAGGACGCGCTGGGTGGGTCCAGGTTCTAGAGTCAACATCCTATGGTTAATGGGGAGGCAAAAACAAGGCGGGTCGGGAATCTGCTGCCTGACAGGACTGCCCAGGTCTCCTAAAGGTGAAGTTtcactgggggggaggggaggaggtagcgggtgagaagaaaaacaaagacgaGGGGTGGGAGGAGGACTGTGAAGAGGATAACTTCACAGGCAGGAAAAATTGGAAAAACCAGAAGGTTAACAGCAAAGCTTGAAGGTCGGTGCGCTAACTTGCAGACGTGGCTGTGCAAGAggtgaaggggagagagaaagccaAGTTTAAACTCTTGGAGGGAGGCCTGCACTGATTGCGCGCAGACGGGTCACCGAGGGCCGAGGACAGGATCGTGGgcctggggaggaggaagaggaggaacggGGCGGAGGAGCTGGGGCGGCCTGCAGGGGCGCGTGGGGCTGGGACCTGGCCCCTGCGGCCTAGCTGTGCGAGTAGAAGCCGTAGTAGCCGCCTATGTCCTTGGCGCAGTTCTTCTCGCAGTCCCGCTGGGCCAGCACCTCGCTCTTGAGCGGGGAAGAGCTCTCGGACACGGGCGTGTCGGCGGGCGAGATCCGCCTGCGTTTGGCCTGCTCGTAAATCCCCGAGTCGCTCGAGTCGATGGACTTGATAGACGACGGCGTCTCGATCCAGCTGGAATCGGacaggtccttgggcttggcGTCGTCGGCCGCGCCCGCGCCGGGAGCCAGCGGGGAGCGCTCTGCAGCCAGGCCGTCGGCGTCGTCGCCCAGGTAGGGGTTGGCGCCGGCCATGCGCGCGGCGGCCGCGGCGCTGTTGGGCCAGCAGGGCAGCACGGAGCCCGACTTGCCGCAGTACTGCGGAGGGCTGCGCGCGCCCCAGCCCGACGGGTCGGCGGCGTAGTAGCCGAGCGGGCGGCCCGTGCAGCCGGCGGCGGCCTGCAGCGGCAGCGCCTTCACGCCCGCCGCCGCGTACGAGAGCAGCGTGGCCGCGTTACCCGCGAAGTCCGTGGCCGTGTCGTAGGCCGACGCCGCGAAGTCCAGCCGGTTGTTGGCGGGAGTCACGAACCAGCGCTGTGGCGACGGCGCGCCCGGCTCCTCGGCCTGCTGAGGAGACAGCAGCCCGTTGGTGTGAGGCACGCTGCGGTCCGTGCCCGGCCCCGGGCCCGCGCCTGCCCCGGGATGGAAGCGGGCCTTGGCGTAGTTGCTCACGAACTGGTCCTGCAGGAAAGAGCCCGCCATGGCGTAGCGGGCGCCGGGCACGATCTGCGAGCGAGGGGAGTCGTTGGGCGAAGGGGTCAGGCGGTCCATGTCGCAGCCCGTGTAGATCCTGCGgggcagggaagggagagagagagagagagagaacccaggGGTGGCGCAGAGGTCCCTCGGGGAAAGCCACCCCCCACGCCTGCCACCAGGAACTTGCGCTGCCCATAACAAGATGTGCAGACCGACCGATCGAGAAAGGTCACCAGGCCTGCATCTCCCCGGGCCTGAGTCGTGCAGCTGTACTGAAAGGCTGCCTGTGGAGACCTGAGCGGGCCATCTCTGCTCTTtcccccacatacacacccaacacgcacacgcacacacacacacacacacacacaagctccaGGCCTGGAAAGGAGCTCAGCAGGGGGCTCTCATCCCACTTCTCCAGCACGTGTACAGACTTTAAGCCCCTATTTGCTTGGTGGGCCTCTGTGGTAAAATTCCGAGTGAAATTTCTAAACGAACCACCCACTTCCTCTGCCCTCTTAAGACTCCCACCCCTCCCCGTGTCCAGTTGGCACTTCAGATGATTTCTCTCCCCCGTTTCAAATAAGTTTAAGAAATCCCTAGAAAAAAAGAACCACGTGAAAAGGGTAAGAGGCACACGCATCCAGGTAGTAATGATCATCAAAGTCTGGCCTTCACTGGCCTTCTGAGACCCTGAGCATCGCTAGGAATCTTTACAGGTACTTTTGCTCTCTTATCTCCCCTTTAACCCTCACCTCCACCAGCGCAAACAAGAGTTACTACTTGCAAATAGCATTCATGAAACAATACAATTCTTGAAGAAGTATAACATGTACTCTATTCTGATGTTCCCTACCCAGGTTTTGATCCATTGCTCATAATTGctcacaactgggctggagaagatggcttaggggataaggcatttgcctgcaaagccaaaggaccccggttcaattccccaggacccatgtaaaccagatgcccaaggtggagcatgcacctggagtttgtttacagtggctggaggccttggcgtgcccattctcattctttctctttctctctctctctccctctttccctctccctctacctctttcactctttctctctctttctcaaataaacaaaaataaactgaaaaaaataattacccACATCTTCCAATCACTCAACCATGATAAATAGAGCTCAGATGTTCACGGCTGTACAAATAGGGCCTTATTTACCTAGTACAGTTTATTAGGAAAATGGGATGAACTAGTACTTAACtcaaaggaaactgaggcaaagaaaagttaaataactTGCTCAATAATCAAAAGAGATTGTGTTGTTGGAAATTACCTTAGATAAAATAAAGATTGACTTTAGGTCCAGGACCTAGGAAATCCCAGTAGACATGAGAGGAAACCAGAGATTGGATGGTGATTAGAAGGGATTCCTCTTTCACACTTCAGCATGTTAATCAACAGACTCTTCAAGGACAGCCCCAGTCAggtcaaacctgaatcctttgcaGAGGAAATTCTCTGAGGTGTGGCTAAACAACCTTCTAGTAAGCCCTGAACTCTTATGCTTTCCCCTATTTCTCTGAATCAAGCCAGAACCAAATAACTAACATTGAAGGGGAAAGGTAAAGTTAAATCCACTACTACTATCCACCCTTCAAAACCTAGTTATCATATACTCAGATAAAGAAGAATTTTTTTATGTCAGATATGTGATTTAGGTGGCTTTTCCAACAGCAAGTATTCAGAAGAGGAGGGGCAGTGGGACTTGCCATGGCTGTTCAGGTGCATTCTGCTTATTGCACAAAATTTTCCCCCTGAAATTTAATCCCTGTTTcgaattttaaaaagggaagcaGGAAGGGAACATAACTAGCAAGGTACAAATATCTTCTGTATACCACcacagtattatttttttttaaaaaaagcagtctATAAATGATAGTTTGGGTGCCCATCCAGGTCTCAACCCACTGCGGATTACTGAATTGATTTGAGCAAAATGAAATGATCTTGAACAGATGTttacaacaaaattaaaagctCAAAAATCTATAGGACTTGCTTCTAGCATCCCTGGTCCCTTGAGCTTCATTCCTTCCACTGTGCTGGGCCTatcttttcatattttgaaaACTAGAGTAGCCACGTCTAGTTCCTTTGAACTAGTTTTGAGGGACATGCAAGAAGGTTATAGGCAGTAAGAGCATGACTTTCCAAGTTCTTATAAAATATCAAGAAGAAAAGTAAGTATCTAAAGATTGAGTAAAAGACCTACCTGTGTAGGTATGCAGGTAGGTATATGCATTTGGTTTATCTCTAACCAAAGACAGCTTCAACTATTTAGGTCTATCCCAAACCCATGAAATTAAGAGGCATGTACCTTTCTTTTTGTGGCCAGGAAAAGTAGATGAATCCCACAatcctaattttttgtttgtttgtttttttgaggtagggtcttgctgtagcttaggctgacctggaattcactatgtagtctcagggtggtctcaaactcatggtggcaatcctcctccctctgcatccctagtgctgtgattaaaggcatacgccaccactcctggcccacaATCCTAATTTTAAATTTGCTACATAACTATCTGAAAGCTATTGGGCACTATGGTGGCCCCTGAGAAAGAACCCTAGAAACAGTCTAGAAAGCATTTGGTTTACACCTGCTGGTGTCCCATAGAACAGCCTTATGCTTAAAGAGGGAAGAGGATGGGAGGTAAGGGAGTCCTGAAGAAATAGGAACCAGCACACTTAATTATACCATAGATGCAAACGGACTTGCCTGTAGTGGGTTCATATTTTTATGCAGTCCATCCATAGTAAATTTGTATAGGAAATGCTATTACGCAAAACTTGGAAATGGGTAAATAAAAGTCACATATGCCAAGAAGACTGTAACAAATGCCAGAGCCACACATACTTTCAAGGCAGAATTGCCCATTTCAGACACAGAGAATCTTAGCTGAGTGTATGCAGTGCCACATTCAACACACACACCAGGAACTAGGGAGGTTTACCCAGTGACCTAGCCAGCCCCACAGGCCTTCCCATAACTCTGGGATTTTTTTAGAAAGCTAAACATAGGTGGACAAAACCTGTGACCAAAGTCACACAAATCCAAGTCACCAAGGTCACCAGAGAGAAGAAACCAACAATAAAGGAAAATCTCAAACAAGTCTACACTCACTTTTCACCTTCTAAAACCCTTGCACAAAATGATCTGCCTTGAGCTAAGGTCAATTCAACAACTATCAAGAAAGGAATATGCAAAGTCACTTACGTATCATAATTATCTCGGAATCCTTTTGCGAAGGGATTGTGATCTATTTTCAGTTGTgtaatctgaaaaagagagggtgACTGTGATCTCACCTTCTATACAGGGAGGTTGTGTGTTTGAGAATATATGCCATTTTTTACAGGGGCATGAGGCCTACAGTTTCATTAAAAAGCAAGGTTTTTTGACAAAAATTTGAGAGACTAGATggaaatgtgaaaaagaaaaagtatgagaaaaatgaaagttttgaGGAACACTAAATTCATCATGCATTTTCTTTTGGGATCTTTGTTGAACCATACtcttatgtttaatattttttttgcaaaatgcacttagaccaaaaaaaaaatctttaagaacTTTGTCACCAAACGATGTCTATTTTCAAGCATTTCACAGTATTCTTAAAAGGTGGCTGATTCTAACAGTTTGAAGAACCTGCATCTTAAAAACCGGATGTgaattgaaattaaaattaaattctgaCTTTTTTCACTTACATGATCCCAAAACCTCTCACTTCTAGAAGTCAAATCTGATcctaaaacagtttttttttttttttcaaacattgaAGACGTGCTGATGCTAAAGAACTCCATCAGTCCTAATGAAGGTACTGGGGTTTTCACATATATCCATGgctatggttttgtttttaggaTCCCAGAACAGTGATGTACGTTGGACCATTTCAACCACGAgttctgagatttaaaaaaagttattttagatCCCAAAGCTTGGCAAGAATGAAAAGGGGGAGATCTGtctgtttcctaaaagaaagagaactttaaaaagagaaagaaggaaagaaggaaggagtttTTAACGTGGTCTAATTTGAAGACCAAATCAAAGCTCCCAAAAGAAAGGTCCTTAACAACCTGGCCACTACACAGGTGGTCTAGGAGACCAGGGCTGGAGCCAATAGGAAGGGTTTACCAcccccccatcaccaccaccaccaccaccactacaaaCACGCGCGCGCGCTCgcgcgaacacacacacacacacacacacacacacacacacacacacacacacacacctagcaGATCCCTATCCCTATGCCTAAAACCCGCAATTGGGCCAGCTGTAGCAGGTGTGCGAGCCCAAAAGGGCCGGAGGAGGAGGGCATGCAGGAGGTGCGGGCCCGCCGCGCCCAGCGCCCGGGCTTCCTTACATCGGTGTTCTGGTAGGCTGTGACAGCGATGAATTGAGTCTCCGGGAAAGTGAATGTCTGCACGCGGCCCGGCTGGCTGGTGTCCTCCGTGCCGTCCTCGTTCACTTCCACCACATGCAGGCGGGGCTGGTACTTGTGCAGGGACTGCAAAACCACCATCTGTCCGGCCAAGAGAAACTGGCGGTTCGTGCTGGCTGCTTGCCCCGGGCCAGGCCCCGCGAGGCCAACCAGAGCCCGCCCGGATCGACTGTCGATGACACTCCTCTGGCTGGGGACCGGGTGTCGGGGCAAGCTGGCCCTCACACCTCGGAGAACGAAATCTGCTAGGCACCGAAGGGACCGTGAGCCCCACTGCCGAGCCTCGGTCCCTCCTTCCGGTCCTCCTTTAAGGAGGAACAAAGATTTTTCGGAACCTGCAGATCGTGTGGGGTTCTTTCTCAATAACTGTACTTGGGAAGGTTGTGCATTCCGGAATGGGGTCTCAGCGAAAGGCAAAGAGAACAAATGCATAAATCAAATATAATTTTGAAGGGTGGATATAGGATTTTTGAAGTCTTCAGTGAAGCAAAGGAAAAAGGCTAATGCTATGTTGTTTTAAAGTAGAGAAATGAaatggggagaagggagagagagtggagcCACTGACCTGCCCATTGTTATTTGAGGCTCCCTTGTTGTTCGTAAGTTTTAATTTTCCAAAAGAGATTTCTTGGCGcatccagtgagccccagtgttGGGGGAATCCGGATGCATATAAACCCGATTtcctagagaaagaaataagttgtTTACGTATGCCCCGGGCACTGCCCAGTTCCATCTCCTtggcacataaacacacacacacacacaccacacacccctTACTCCACTGTGAAGCTTATTAGTTGGGGCTTTTTTTAGGCCATGCTTTCTTCTATTAACTGAGGATGACTAAAATAGCTTTTACTGCCCAGTCCCAACTCCTGACcacgtaacacacacacacacacacacacacacacacacacacacacctttcactGGGAGGCCCATTagctggggcttttttttttaaggccatgCTTTATTCCTATTAGCTGAGAATGATTAAAATAGCTTTTGCATAATTCTCCCTTTTCTTGCCGCTCAGTctgtctccctgtccctctcttctTTAAGAAGTCATTTGCCGATCGTTTTAAAAGTCGCTCGAGCCAGTCCACAAAGCCTTTAATTAATGATTCTCACCTAAATAAGTGTCAAGAAAACGTGTTAATTGGAAGGACTTGCCTTGCACATTGGTGTCCGCTTTGCCACAAGGAACCCATTTGCCTCCTTGAAACCTCCAGTGATTGGGATCCGCCAAAATCACATCCACAAAAATATTGTAATGAGCCGTGGGATCGAGACCAGAAatgttaaaacttaaaaaaggaaacatgCGCCTGTTtaaatgaagaaggaaagagacaacggggggcgggggggaatagaaaataaatgttaaagatTAAATGCAAGAAGCGGGGCGCCAAACAGCAAGGCAAAAGTTGTTCTCATAGCATAGAGGAATGAATGCCTGCTGATCTAGAAAAGGGAtagtaggggagaaaaagaagtaGGTCCTCTCCCGGAGAGGAGTGAGTGAGCCGGTGGGGGAGTGAGCGGGCATCTCTGCTCCGGTGGAGAGCGGGGTTGGCGACCCGCGACTGCAACCGTTGGTCCTGGCGAGCATTTGCGTTCCTCCCTGAGCCAGGCGTTGGCCAGcggctctctccctcttcccagccTTTCTCCAGCCTGGCTCTCCTACCGCGTCTGTCTAGTAGGCACCCCGCTACCCAC contains:
- the Tbr1 gene encoding T-box brain protein 1, which codes for MQLEHCLSPSIMLSKKFLNVSSSYPHSGGSELVLHDHPIISTTDNLERSSPLKKISRGMTNQSDTDNFPDSKDSPGDVQRSKLSPVLDGVSELRHSFDGSAADRYLLSQSSQPQSAATAPSAMFPYPSQHGPAHPAFSIGSPSRYMAHHPVITNGAYNSLLSNTSPQGYPTAGYPYPQQYGHSYQGAPFYQFSSTQPGLVPGKAQVYLCNRPLWLKFHRHQTEMIITKQGRRMFPFLSFNISGLDPTAHYNIFVDVILADPNHWRFQGGKWVPCGKADTNVQGNRVYMHPDSPNTGAHWMRQEISFGKLKLTNNKGASNNNGQMVVLQSLHKYQPRLHVVEVNEDGTEDTSQPGRVQTFTFPETQFIAVTAYQNTDITQLKIDHNPFAKGFRDNYDTIYTGCDMDRLTPSPNDSPRSQIVPGARYAMAGSFLQDQFVSNYAKARFHPGAGAGPGPGTDRSVPHTNGLLSPQQAEEPGAPSPQRWFVTPANNRLDFAASAYDTATDFAGNAATLLSYAAAGVKALPLQAAAGCTGRPLGYYAADPSGWGARSPPQYCGKSGSVLPCWPNSAAAAARMAGANPYLGDDADGLAAERSPLAPGAGAADDAKPKDLSDSSWIETPSSIKSIDSSDSGIYEQAKRRRISPADTPVSESSSPLKSEVLAQRDCEKNCAKDIGGYYGFYSHS